In one window of Vulpes vulpes isolate BD-2025 chromosome 1, VulVul3, whole genome shotgun sequence DNA:
- the SPRED3 gene encoding sprouty-related, EVH1 domain-containing protein 3 isoform X1 — MRKKEAMLEEGGHEGAGRYMVQVRAVVMARDDSSGGWLPVGGGGLSQVSVCRVRGARPEGGARQGHYVIHGERLRDQKTTLECTLRPGLVYNKVNPIFHHWSLGDCKFGLTFQSPAEADEFQKSLLAALAALGRGSLTPSSSSSSSSPSQDTAETPCPLTSHVDSESSSSHSRQETPPTTAAATIITVESTSGFGPATSPQRRRSSAQSYPPLLPFTGIPEPSEPLAGAGGPGWGGRGYEDYRRAGPPAPLALSTCVVRFAKTGALRGAALGPPAALPAPLAEAAPPAPPARPPPGPGPAPAPAKASPEAEEAARCVHCRALFRRRADGRGGRCAEAPDPGRLLVRRLSCLWCAESLLYHCLSDAEGDFSDPCACEPGHPRPAARWAALAALSLAVPCLCCYAPLRACHWVAARCGCAGCGGRHEEAAR, encoded by the exons atgaggaagaaagaagccaTGCTGGAAGAAGGTGGGCATGAGGGAGCAGGCAG gtaCATGGTTCAGGTCCGAGCCGTGGTGATGGCCCGAGATGACTCCAGTGGGGGCTGGCTgcctgtggggggcgggggcctcAGCCAGGTGAGCGTTTGTCGGGTCCGAGGGGCCAGGCCCGAGGGGGGGGCCCGCCAGGGGCACTACGTCATCCACGGGGAGCGCCTTCGGGACCAGAAA aCCACCTTGGAGTGTACCCTGAGGCCAGGCTTGGTTTACAACAAAGTGAACCCCATTTTTCATCACTGGAGCCTGGGTGACTGCAAGTTTGGACTGACGTTCCAGAGCCCTGCAGAGGCTGATGAGTTCCAGAAGAGCCTGCTGGCCGCACTGGCTGCGCTGGGGCGAG gctcGCTTAcgccctcttcctcctcctcttcctcctccccttcccaggaCACCGCAGAGACTCCCTGCCCTCTGACG TCCCACGTGGACAGCGAGTCCTCCTCCAGTCACAGCCGCCAGGAGACGCCTCCCACCACCGCGGCGGCCACTATCATCACCGTGGAGTCCACTTCTGGCTTCGGGCCGGCTACGTCCCCCCAGCGCCGCCGCTCCTCCGCGCAG AGCTACCCTCCGCTCCTACCGTTCACGGGGATTCCGGAGCCCTCAGAGCCCCTGGCCGGGGCAGGGGGCCCGGGCTGGGGCGGCCGTGGCTATGAGGATTACCGGCGCGCCGGGCCGCCCGCGCCCCTCGCCCTGTCCACCTGCGTCGTGCGCTTCGCCAAGACCGGCGCGTTGAGGGGCGCAGCGCTGGGGCCCCCCGCCGCGCTACCCGCCCCTCTCGCCGAGGCtgcgcccccagcgccccccgctcgcccacccccgggccccggccctgcccctgcGCCCGCCAAGGCCTCCCCCGAGGCGGAGGAGGCGGCGCGCTGCGTGCACTGCCGGGCGCTCTTCCGCCGCCGGGCCGACGGGCGCGGGGGCCGCTGCGCCGAGGCCCCGGACCCGGGGCGCCTGCTGGTGCGCCGGCTCAGCTGCCTGTGGTGCGCCGAGAGCTTGCTCTACCACTGCCTGTCGGACGCCGAGGGCGACTTCTCGGACCCGTGCGCCTGCGAGCCGGGCcacccgcgccccgccgcgcgctGGGCCGCGCTGGCCGCGCTCTCCCTGGCCGTGCCCTGCCTCTGCTGCTATGCGCCCCTGCGCGCCTGCCACTGGGTCGCGGCGCGGTGCGGCTGCGCAGGCTGCGGGGGGCGCCACGAGGAGGCGGCGCGGTGA
- the FAM98C gene encoding protein FAM98C: MEGAEAEALEGAAVARDLQALGYEGFSGATSRGTSCPDFRALCARLAAELATLGALERERGESAEALRAGDGPGAEEEFLRQLGGLLRELRCPDRALCGGDGVAALRKPGASLRLLRFLCSELQAARLLRLYPRLDPSPAQPCGEEAEEGAGMVQELVLTLQALGLPRPPPGTTASRLLWELHDKISELLPSLPPGFLQPLLSSPLDAPRWEALESLCQRLGDQYCSRRCLLLKRLDLTTSSFHWSDRAEAQGEAMKAVLIPIREALTPESNVSIAHVLAAREDLSRLIPATSKAVRRGTCCAINKVLMGNVPDRGGRPNELEAPMPTWQSRREDGGGRKAGRQSWGRKKKKK, translated from the exons ATGGAGGGGGCGGAGGCGGAAGCGCTGGAGGGGGCCGCCGTGGCCCGGGACCTGCAGGCCTTGGG GTATGAGGGCTTCTCGGGGGCGACGTCGCGGGGCACCTCGTGTCCGGACTTCAGGGCGCTGTGCGCGCGGCTGGCGGCGGAGCTGGCGACGCTGGGCGCCCTGGAGCGGGAGCGAGGGGAGAGCGCGGAGGCGCTGAGGGCCGGCGACG GCCCCGGCGCCGAGGAGGAATTCCTGCGACAGTTGGGCGGCCTGCTGCGGGAGCTGCGCTGCCCGGACCGCGCGCTCTGCGGCGGAGACGGCGTGGCCGCGCTGCGGAAGCCCGGCGCGAGCCTGCGCCTGCTGC GCTTTCTCTGCTCTGAACTCCAGGCTGCCCGCCTCCTCCGTCTCTACCCCCGGCTGGACCCCAGCCCCGCACAGCCCTGTGGGGAAGAGGCCGAGGAGGGAGCTGGCATGGTCCAGGAACTGGTCCTTACCCTCCAAGCTCTGGGGCTGCCCAGACCGCCGCCTGGGACCACCGCCAGCCGGCTGCTGTGGGAGTTGCATGACAAG ATCTCTGAGCTGctgccttccctgcccccagggTTCCTGCAGCCCCTCCTCAGCTCCCCACTGGACGCCCCCAGATGG GAGGCATTGGAGTCTCTGTGCCAAAGGCTGGGAGATCAGTACTGCTCTCGCCGCTGCCTGCTCCTGAAGCGCCTGGACCTCACGACATCTTCTTTCCACTGGAGTGATAGGGCAGAG GCCCAAGGAGAAGCCATGAAGGCAGTGCTGATCCCAATTCGAGAGGCTCTGACCCCAGAATCAAATGTCTCCATCGCACATGTCCTGGCTGCCCGAGAGGACCTGTCTCGTCTTATCCCAGCCACCAGCAAGGCTGTCCGCCGAGGGACCTGCTGTGCCATCAACAAG GTGCTTATGGGCAACGTGCCAGACCGGGGGGGCCGTCCAAATGAACTGGAGGCTCCCATGCCCACCTGGCAGAGCAGAAGAGAGGATGGTGGTGGGCGGAAGGCAGGCCGCCAGAGCTGGGGTcgcaagaagaagaagaagtaa
- the SPRED3 gene encoding sprouty-related, EVH1 domain-containing protein 3 isoform X4, protein MVQVRAVVMARDDSSGGWLPVGGGGLSQTTLECTLRPGLVYNKVNPIFHHWSLGDCKFGLTFQSPAEADEFQKSLLAALAALGRGSLTPSSSSSSSSPSQDTAETPCPLTSHVDSESSSSHSRQETPPTTAAATIITVESTSGFGPATSPQRRRSSAQSYPPLLPFTGIPEPSEPLAGAGGPGWGGRGYEDYRRAGPPAPLALSTCVVRFAKTGALRGAALGPPAALPAPLAEAAPPAPPARPPPGPGPAPAPAKASPEAEEAARCVHCRALFRRRADGRGGRCAEAPDPGRLLVRRLSCLWCAESLLYHCLSDAEGDFSDPCACEPGHPRPAARWAALAALSLAVPCLCCYAPLRACHWVAARCGCAGCGGRHEEAAR, encoded by the exons ATGGTTCAGGTCCGAGCCGTGGTGATGGCCCGAGATGACTCCAGTGGGGGCTGGCTgcctgtggggggcgggggcctcAGCCAG aCCACCTTGGAGTGTACCCTGAGGCCAGGCTTGGTTTACAACAAAGTGAACCCCATTTTTCATCACTGGAGCCTGGGTGACTGCAAGTTTGGACTGACGTTCCAGAGCCCTGCAGAGGCTGATGAGTTCCAGAAGAGCCTGCTGGCCGCACTGGCTGCGCTGGGGCGAG gctcGCTTAcgccctcttcctcctcctcttcctcctccccttcccaggaCACCGCAGAGACTCCCTGCCCTCTGACG TCCCACGTGGACAGCGAGTCCTCCTCCAGTCACAGCCGCCAGGAGACGCCTCCCACCACCGCGGCGGCCACTATCATCACCGTGGAGTCCACTTCTGGCTTCGGGCCGGCTACGTCCCCCCAGCGCCGCCGCTCCTCCGCGCAG AGCTACCCTCCGCTCCTACCGTTCACGGGGATTCCGGAGCCCTCAGAGCCCCTGGCCGGGGCAGGGGGCCCGGGCTGGGGCGGCCGTGGCTATGAGGATTACCGGCGCGCCGGGCCGCCCGCGCCCCTCGCCCTGTCCACCTGCGTCGTGCGCTTCGCCAAGACCGGCGCGTTGAGGGGCGCAGCGCTGGGGCCCCCCGCCGCGCTACCCGCCCCTCTCGCCGAGGCtgcgcccccagcgccccccgctcgcccacccccgggccccggccctgcccctgcGCCCGCCAAGGCCTCCCCCGAGGCGGAGGAGGCGGCGCGCTGCGTGCACTGCCGGGCGCTCTTCCGCCGCCGGGCCGACGGGCGCGGGGGCCGCTGCGCCGAGGCCCCGGACCCGGGGCGCCTGCTGGTGCGCCGGCTCAGCTGCCTGTGGTGCGCCGAGAGCTTGCTCTACCACTGCCTGTCGGACGCCGAGGGCGACTTCTCGGACCCGTGCGCCTGCGAGCCGGGCcacccgcgccccgccgcgcgctGGGCCGCGCTGGCCGCGCTCTCCCTGGCCGTGCCCTGCCTCTGCTGCTATGCGCCCCTGCGCGCCTGCCACTGGGTCGCGGCGCGGTGCGGCTGCGCAGGCTGCGGGGGGCGCCACGAGGAGGCGGCGCGGTGA
- the SPRED3 gene encoding sprouty-related, EVH1 domain-containing protein 3 isoform X3, translated as MRKKEAMLEEGGHEGAGRYMVQVRAVVMARDDSSGGWLPVGGGGLSQTTLECTLRPGLVYNKVNPIFHHWSLGDCKFGLTFQSPAEADEFQKSLLAALAALGRGSLTPSSSSSSSSPSQDTAETPCPLTSHVDSESSSSHSRQETPPTTAAATIITVESTSGFGPATSPQRRRSSAQSYPPLLPFTGIPEPSEPLAGAGGPGWGGRGYEDYRRAGPPAPLALSTCVVRFAKTGALRGAALGPPAALPAPLAEAAPPAPPARPPPGPGPAPAPAKASPEAEEAARCVHCRALFRRRADGRGGRCAEAPDPGRLLVRRLSCLWCAESLLYHCLSDAEGDFSDPCACEPGHPRPAARWAALAALSLAVPCLCCYAPLRACHWVAARCGCAGCGGRHEEAAR; from the exons atgaggaagaaagaagccaTGCTGGAAGAAGGTGGGCATGAGGGAGCAGGCAG gtaCATGGTTCAGGTCCGAGCCGTGGTGATGGCCCGAGATGACTCCAGTGGGGGCTGGCTgcctgtggggggcgggggcctcAGCCAG aCCACCTTGGAGTGTACCCTGAGGCCAGGCTTGGTTTACAACAAAGTGAACCCCATTTTTCATCACTGGAGCCTGGGTGACTGCAAGTTTGGACTGACGTTCCAGAGCCCTGCAGAGGCTGATGAGTTCCAGAAGAGCCTGCTGGCCGCACTGGCTGCGCTGGGGCGAG gctcGCTTAcgccctcttcctcctcctcttcctcctccccttcccaggaCACCGCAGAGACTCCCTGCCCTCTGACG TCCCACGTGGACAGCGAGTCCTCCTCCAGTCACAGCCGCCAGGAGACGCCTCCCACCACCGCGGCGGCCACTATCATCACCGTGGAGTCCACTTCTGGCTTCGGGCCGGCTACGTCCCCCCAGCGCCGCCGCTCCTCCGCGCAG AGCTACCCTCCGCTCCTACCGTTCACGGGGATTCCGGAGCCCTCAGAGCCCCTGGCCGGGGCAGGGGGCCCGGGCTGGGGCGGCCGTGGCTATGAGGATTACCGGCGCGCCGGGCCGCCCGCGCCCCTCGCCCTGTCCACCTGCGTCGTGCGCTTCGCCAAGACCGGCGCGTTGAGGGGCGCAGCGCTGGGGCCCCCCGCCGCGCTACCCGCCCCTCTCGCCGAGGCtgcgcccccagcgccccccgctcgcccacccccgggccccggccctgcccctgcGCCCGCCAAGGCCTCCCCCGAGGCGGAGGAGGCGGCGCGCTGCGTGCACTGCCGGGCGCTCTTCCGCCGCCGGGCCGACGGGCGCGGGGGCCGCTGCGCCGAGGCCCCGGACCCGGGGCGCCTGCTGGTGCGCCGGCTCAGCTGCCTGTGGTGCGCCGAGAGCTTGCTCTACCACTGCCTGTCGGACGCCGAGGGCGACTTCTCGGACCCGTGCGCCTGCGAGCCGGGCcacccgcgccccgccgcgcgctGGGCCGCGCTGGCCGCGCTCTCCCTGGCCGTGCCCTGCCTCTGCTGCTATGCGCCCCTGCGCGCCTGCCACTGGGTCGCGGCGCGGTGCGGCTGCGCAGGCTGCGGGGGGCGCCACGAGGAGGCGGCGCGGTGA
- the SPRED3 gene encoding sprouty-related, EVH1 domain-containing protein 3 isoform X2 — protein sequence MVQVRAVVMARDDSSGGWLPVGGGGLSQVSVCRVRGARPEGGARQGHYVIHGERLRDQKTTLECTLRPGLVYNKVNPIFHHWSLGDCKFGLTFQSPAEADEFQKSLLAALAALGRGSLTPSSSSSSSSPSQDTAETPCPLTSHVDSESSSSHSRQETPPTTAAATIITVESTSGFGPATSPQRRRSSAQSYPPLLPFTGIPEPSEPLAGAGGPGWGGRGYEDYRRAGPPAPLALSTCVVRFAKTGALRGAALGPPAALPAPLAEAAPPAPPARPPPGPGPAPAPAKASPEAEEAARCVHCRALFRRRADGRGGRCAEAPDPGRLLVRRLSCLWCAESLLYHCLSDAEGDFSDPCACEPGHPRPAARWAALAALSLAVPCLCCYAPLRACHWVAARCGCAGCGGRHEEAAR from the exons ATGGTTCAGGTCCGAGCCGTGGTGATGGCCCGAGATGACTCCAGTGGGGGCTGGCTgcctgtggggggcgggggcctcAGCCAGGTGAGCGTTTGTCGGGTCCGAGGGGCCAGGCCCGAGGGGGGGGCCCGCCAGGGGCACTACGTCATCCACGGGGAGCGCCTTCGGGACCAGAAA aCCACCTTGGAGTGTACCCTGAGGCCAGGCTTGGTTTACAACAAAGTGAACCCCATTTTTCATCACTGGAGCCTGGGTGACTGCAAGTTTGGACTGACGTTCCAGAGCCCTGCAGAGGCTGATGAGTTCCAGAAGAGCCTGCTGGCCGCACTGGCTGCGCTGGGGCGAG gctcGCTTAcgccctcttcctcctcctcttcctcctccccttcccaggaCACCGCAGAGACTCCCTGCCCTCTGACG TCCCACGTGGACAGCGAGTCCTCCTCCAGTCACAGCCGCCAGGAGACGCCTCCCACCACCGCGGCGGCCACTATCATCACCGTGGAGTCCACTTCTGGCTTCGGGCCGGCTACGTCCCCCCAGCGCCGCCGCTCCTCCGCGCAG AGCTACCCTCCGCTCCTACCGTTCACGGGGATTCCGGAGCCCTCAGAGCCCCTGGCCGGGGCAGGGGGCCCGGGCTGGGGCGGCCGTGGCTATGAGGATTACCGGCGCGCCGGGCCGCCCGCGCCCCTCGCCCTGTCCACCTGCGTCGTGCGCTTCGCCAAGACCGGCGCGTTGAGGGGCGCAGCGCTGGGGCCCCCCGCCGCGCTACCCGCCCCTCTCGCCGAGGCtgcgcccccagcgccccccgctcgcccacccccgggccccggccctgcccctgcGCCCGCCAAGGCCTCCCCCGAGGCGGAGGAGGCGGCGCGCTGCGTGCACTGCCGGGCGCTCTTCCGCCGCCGGGCCGACGGGCGCGGGGGCCGCTGCGCCGAGGCCCCGGACCCGGGGCGCCTGCTGGTGCGCCGGCTCAGCTGCCTGTGGTGCGCCGAGAGCTTGCTCTACCACTGCCTGTCGGACGCCGAGGGCGACTTCTCGGACCCGTGCGCCTGCGAGCCGGGCcacccgcgccccgccgcgcgctGGGCCGCGCTGGCCGCGCTCTCCCTGGCCGTGCCCTGCCTCTGCTGCTATGCGCCCCTGCGCGCCTGCCACTGGGTCGCGGCGCGGTGCGGCTGCGCAGGCTGCGGGGGGCGCCACGAGGAGGCGGCGCGGTGA